From a region of the Chondrinema litorale genome:
- a CDS encoding SusC/RagA family TonB-linked outer membrane protein — MSRFVFYGIIIQLALTGVMLANDGNGQSASLNEIYLTLIEEDAQLADVFNKIETTTSFKFSYYKSIIEDKDRITINAQQQSLGDILSEIARKSGLRFKRINGNIYVDLDDKDKYPTVDELIIEDNQQLVITGKVTDGADGQSLPGVNVLLKGTKLGTTTDIYGSYSLSIPAENVNGTLIFSFIGYKAKEYAIGNQTVIDVVMESEAQTLNEIVVTALGIEKSKSALAYSVTEVKGEEFTQAREINVANALTGKIAGVNATGLSTGPGGSSRVIIRGNGSLNGNNQPLYVVNGMPIDNSNPGGSPSANGGGLNIDRGDGISGINPDDIESISVLKGGTAAALYGARAANGVILITTKKGAARQGIGVEYNSTFTFETPAIFPQKFQYEYGHGKLGRKPTTQTEAISWGRHSWGAKIDGQDYMSLDGEMHPYSAVNVKDNIKEFYRTGTTFTNTIALTGGSEDLNYRLSVSNMDNEGILPNSSLNKKIANLSLSGQLGERITIEASAQYNLEEVHNRTMAGDANGNPNWILMLANTVNATQLSPGYLENGDEFVWNETPYATNPYFIINRYQTKDEKNRFIGMTSVKYDILDDLYVKGTVSRDFYNFNFVGIIPTGTQYLAIPGSGEYHGLKSVVSETNAMANLNYHKSFNNVFDATLMVGANKRIFTQDETSIDGTQFILPYFYSYTNLTSITNTPNYQKTETNSVFGSLDLDYKGIAYLSLTGRQDWFSTLSLDNNTIFYPSIGGSLVLSEAFDLPGAISYAKLRGSWAQVGGAIPDPYAVNLTYSMVQGGHAGQAIQNVTSSTITDPNLRPLTSTTYELGLEGKLFNGALGFDIAYYNRKTSDDIVNTAIPITSGYSYAQLNVGELQNKGIEVLLTATPVNAKGFIWDVSYNFAYNQSEITKLAEGLNTIQMSSSVGGWAGVYNDIGRPYGIIKGYDMLRNDNGDIVFNSTSGYPVRSELVELGQGVPPLTMGLTNTFNYKRLSLSVLLDGKFGNKVFSVMNTYAMRFGLLENTLEGRENGLDLEGVDEEGNPYTSHIDYDSDAFRLYYDNQKNYSVLNTFDGSFVKLRQVILGYNIPKEFLKAAKIQSASLSFVARNLAILYRKTENFDPETSHTNGNAQGFESFALPRTRSFGFNLKVKF; from the coding sequence ATGTCCCGGTTTGTATTTTATGGCATAATAATACAATTGGCACTTACAGGAGTAATGCTTGCTAATGATGGCAATGGCCAAAGCGCAAGCCTCAATGAAATTTATTTAACTCTGATAGAAGAAGACGCTCAACTAGCAGATGTTTTTAATAAAATTGAGACTACTACTTCATTTAAGTTTTCATATTATAAAAGTATTATAGAAGATAAAGATAGAATTACAATAAATGCTCAACAGCAGTCTTTAGGAGATATTTTAAGTGAAATAGCCAGAAAATCAGGCTTAAGATTTAAAAGAATAAATGGAAACATCTATGTCGATTTAGATGATAAAGATAAGTACCCTACTGTTGATGAATTAATAATTGAAGATAACCAACAACTCGTTATTACTGGTAAAGTAACAGATGGCGCAGACGGTCAATCGCTGCCCGGAGTTAACGTTTTATTAAAGGGTACAAAATTAGGAACCACTACAGATATCTACGGTAGTTATTCACTTTCAATTCCTGCTGAAAATGTAAATGGTACGCTTATTTTTTCTTTTATAGGATATAAGGCCAAAGAGTATGCAATTGGTAATCAAACAGTTATAGATGTGGTAATGGAATCTGAAGCTCAAACACTTAATGAAATTGTAGTAACGGCTTTAGGTATTGAGAAATCTAAAAGTGCTTTGGCTTATTCGGTAACAGAGGTAAAAGGAGAGGAGTTTACACAAGCTAGAGAAATAAATGTAGCAAATGCATTAACGGGTAAAATTGCCGGTGTAAACGCAACTGGACTTTCTACTGGGCCCGGTGGTTCGAGTAGAGTTATTATTAGAGGTAATGGTTCTTTAAATGGTAATAACCAACCTTTGTATGTAGTAAACGGCATGCCTATAGATAATAGCAATCCTGGTGGAAGCCCATCTGCTAATGGTGGTGGCCTTAATATCGACCGTGGAGATGGTATTTCTGGTATCAATCCAGACGATATAGAAAGTATAAGTGTACTTAAAGGAGGAACGGCTGCTGCACTTTACGGAGCAAGAGCTGCGAATGGCGTAATTCTTATCACTACAAAAAAAGGAGCTGCACGACAAGGTATAGGTGTAGAGTATAACTCAACATTTACATTTGAAACACCTGCCATTTTCCCACAAAAATTCCAGTATGAATATGGTCATGGTAAACTAGGTAGAAAGCCAACTACTCAAACAGAGGCTATCAGTTGGGGTAGACACTCTTGGGGAGCTAAAATTGATGGGCAAGATTACATGTCTTTAGATGGAGAAATGCACCCTTATTCTGCAGTAAATGTAAAAGATAATATCAAGGAGTTTTACCGCACAGGTACTACTTTTACTAACACCATAGCGTTAACAGGAGGTTCTGAAGATTTAAACTACAGACTTTCTGTTTCCAATATGGATAATGAAGGTATCTTGCCGAACTCTTCATTAAATAAAAAAATAGCCAACTTAAGTTTAAGTGGTCAACTCGGAGAAAGAATAACAATTGAAGCTTCTGCTCAATATAATTTAGAAGAAGTACATAACAGAACCATGGCGGGCGATGCAAACGGTAATCCGAACTGGATTTTAATGCTTGCTAACACTGTAAATGCGACGCAACTTTCACCAGGCTATTTAGAAAATGGAGATGAGTTTGTTTGGAACGAAACTCCTTATGCAACTAATCCATACTTCATCATCAACAGGTATCAGACAAAAGATGAGAAGAATAGATTCATCGGGATGACCAGTGTGAAGTATGATATTTTGGATGATTTATATGTAAAAGGAACTGTAAGCCGAGATTTTTATAATTTTAATTTTGTTGGTATTATTCCTACAGGTACGCAGTATCTTGCTATTCCCGGTTCAGGTGAATATCATGGCTTAAAGTCTGTTGTTTCTGAGACAAACGCCATGGCAAACCTTAATTATCACAAATCATTTAACAATGTATTTGATGCAACATTAATGGTGGGTGCAAACAAGCGTATTTTTACACAAGATGAAACTAGCATAGACGGTACCCAATTTATATTGCCATATTTTTATAGTTATACCAACCTAACTTCTATTACCAATACACCTAATTATCAAAAAACAGAAACTAACTCAGTATTTGGTTCATTAGATTTAGATTACAAAGGCATTGCATACTTAAGTCTTACAGGACGTCAAGATTGGTTTTCTACTTTAAGTTTAGATAATAACACCATCTTCTATCCTTCAATAGGAGGTAGCTTAGTACTTTCAGAAGCTTTTGATCTACCAGGAGCCATTAGTTATGCTAAACTAAGAGGTTCATGGGCACAAGTGGGTGGTGCAATTCCAGACCCTTATGCAGTAAATCTAACTTATAGTATGGTTCAAGGTGGTCATGCAGGACAGGCAATACAAAATGTTACTTCTAGTACCATTACCGATCCTAACTTAAGACCTTTAACCTCAACTACTTACGAATTAGGTTTAGAGGGTAAATTATTTAATGGTGCACTTGGTTTCGACATTGCATACTACAATAGAAAAACCTCTGATGATATTGTAAATACTGCTATTCCAATTACTTCGGGTTACAGCTATGCGCAGTTAAATGTAGGAGAGCTCCAAAATAAAGGTATAGAAGTTTTATTAACTGCTACACCAGTAAATGCAAAAGGATTTATTTGGGATGTGAGTTACAATTTTGCTTATAACCAAAGTGAAATCACCAAATTGGCAGAGGGTTTAAATACCATCCAAATGTCGAGCAGTGTAGGAGGTTGGGCAGGTGTTTATAATGATATTGGAAGACCTTACGGAATTATTAAAGGGTACGATATGCTTAGAAATGATAATGGAGATATCGTTTTCAACTCTACATCAGGTTATCCTGTAAGATCAGAATTGGTTGAGTTAGGTCAAGGTGTACCTCCGCTTACAATGGGTTTAACCAACACATTCAATTATAAAAGATTATCATTAAGTGTATTGCTAGATGGCAAATTTGGCAACAAAGTATTCTCTGTAATGAACACTTATGCCATGCGTTTCGGATTACTTGAAAACACCTTGGAAGGTAGAGAAAATGGTCTTGATTTAGAAGGTGTTGATGAAGAAGGAAATCCATATACAAGCCACATCGACTACGATTCTGATGCATTCAGATTGTACTACGATAATCAGAAAAACTACTCTGTACTCAACACTTTCGATGGAAGTTTTGTCAAATTGCGCCAGGTAATTTTAGGATATAATATCCCTAAAGAATTTTTAAAGGCTGCTAAAATTCAATCTGCTTCATTGTCTTTTGTTGCACGAAATCTGGCTATCCTTTATCGTAAAACTGAAAACTTCGATCCAGAAACTAGCCACACCAACGGAAATGCTCAAGGTTTCGAATCTTTTGCATTGCCACGTACACGCAGCTTCGGTTTCAACTTGAAAGTTAAATTTTAA
- a CDS encoding SusD/RagB family nutrient-binding outer membrane lipoprotein: MKNLFKIIYSLLAVLLIGLQSCDEGFEELNNNPDAVNEPTAEYIFTKAQLDAIDCQYYATNVICAGGFMQHFATYKDVPSLGDRYTWSQGGYPYDYFNGIFPNAVNEIAEVIKAVEEDPEQVNLLSIARIWKVYVMHKITDLYGDIPYSEAAMGYTSTIYTPKYDEQSSIYTDLLSELEEAALALDDSKASFGDADLIYSGNTVQWRKFAYSLMLRLGSRLSKVDASTSQTWVQKAIAGGVIMDDADVASIPYTDGPQTFNYNPVAYGLLSNDYGTGDGVSNKEGGKLAETFISYLKETNDPRLNVLSIVWINGVADTSAAIQSGMPNGLIGGSAPENYGSYSEPNPNTLLKYESPFLVMTNAETNLLLAEAAVKGWSSTISAEDAYENAVSASMRNWSLYDASAGYISDSKINAYLAQNPFSTGTTEEKLEQINTQYWVSLFPDETEIYSNWRRSGYPLLTPVSVPGNITNGTIPRRLIYPPDEETLNATNWAEAVNRIGGNDFTTRVWWDAE, from the coding sequence ATGAAAAATTTATTTAAAATTATATATAGTCTTTTGGCTGTTCTCTTAATCGGGCTTCAGTCTTGTGACGAAGGTTTTGAAGAACTAAACAATAACCCAGACGCAGTAAATGAACCCACTGCCGAGTATATTTTTACTAAAGCACAGTTAGATGCGATTGATTGCCAGTACTATGCGACCAATGTAATTTGTGCGGGTGGATTTATGCAACATTTCGCGACCTACAAAGATGTTCCGAGTTTAGGAGACAGATATACTTGGTCTCAAGGTGGCTATCCTTACGATTATTTCAATGGTATTTTCCCGAATGCAGTTAATGAGATTGCTGAAGTAATCAAAGCCGTTGAAGAAGACCCAGAACAAGTTAATTTACTTTCTATTGCTAGAATTTGGAAGGTGTATGTAATGCATAAAATTACTGATTTATATGGCGATATTCCTTATTCTGAGGCGGCAATGGGTTATACAAGTACTATCTATACGCCAAAGTACGATGAGCAAAGCTCTATTTACACTGACCTGTTAAGTGAACTAGAAGAAGCGGCACTTGCATTGGATGATTCTAAAGCTTCTTTTGGAGATGCAGATTTAATCTACAGTGGAAATACAGTTCAGTGGAGAAAGTTTGCTTATTCTCTTATGCTGAGATTAGGGTCAAGATTATCTAAAGTTGATGCTTCTACTTCTCAAACTTGGGTGCAAAAAGCAATTGCTGGTGGAGTAATTATGGACGATGCCGATGTTGCATCGATTCCTTATACTGATGGCCCACAGACATTTAATTACAATCCGGTTGCTTATGGTTTATTGAGCAACGATTACGGAACTGGCGACGGAGTGAGTAACAAAGAAGGTGGCAAATTAGCAGAAACTTTTATCTCATACCTAAAAGAAACCAACGACCCAAGATTAAATGTTTTGTCAATTGTTTGGATAAACGGAGTGGCAGATACTTCTGCTGCGATTCAATCTGGTATGCCAAATGGACTTATTGGTGGCAGTGCTCCCGAAAACTATGGTTCATATTCAGAACCAAATCCTAATACCTTATTAAAATACGAATCTCCATTTTTGGTAATGACCAATGCAGAAACCAACTTATTGCTTGCCGAAGCTGCTGTAAAAGGTTGGAGTAGCACAATCTCAGCAGAAGATGCATACGAAAATGCAGTAAGTGCTTCTATGAGAAATTGGTCTTTGTACGATGCATCAGCAGGGTATATCTCTGACAGTAAAATTAATGCTTACCTAGCTCAAAATCCTTTTTCAACTGGAACAACAGAAGAGAAGTTGGAGCAAATTAACACGCAGTATTGGGTGTCGCTTTTCCCAGACGAAACAGAGATTTATTCAAACTGGAGAAGATCAGGTTATCCACTTTTAACACCTGTAAGTGTTCCGGGTAATATTACGAATGGCACCATTCCAAGAAGATTAATCTATCCGCCAGATGAAGAGACATTAAACGCAACCAACTGGGCTGAAGCGGTAAATAGAATTGGCGGTAACGACTTTACAACCAGAGTATGGTGGGATGCTGAATAA
- a CDS encoding RidA family protein: protein MKSERRSLIKKIGTSLASLAGLGIVTTANAEKLEENNGEKLVYGVVKNDEVPLFSSAVKHGGFVFIAGKGAHFEGDVKAHTKHVLDELEAELKKAGSSMEKVVKVNVYLHDLSDYHAMNEEYRGRFGDKPPVRTTVAVYGGVPGDSLVEIDCIAAV from the coding sequence ATGAAATCAGAACGCAGATCACTAATAAAAAAAATTGGGACTTCTTTAGCGAGCTTAGCAGGTCTTGGAATAGTAACTACTGCAAATGCTGAAAAACTGGAAGAGAACAATGGTGAAAAACTAGTTTACGGAGTAGTTAAAAACGACGAAGTTCCATTGTTTTCGAGTGCAGTTAAACATGGCGGATTTGTATTTATCGCTGGTAAAGGAGCTCATTTTGAAGGTGATGTAAAAGCGCATACAAAACATGTGTTAGATGAACTTGAAGCAGAATTGAAAAAAGCGGGTTCGTCTATGGAGAAAGTGGTAAAAGTGAATGTTTACCTGCATGATTTGAGCGATTACCATGCAATGAATGAAGAATATAGAGGAAGGTTCGGAGATAAGCCTCCAGTGCGTACAACAGTTGCTGTTTACGGAGGTGTTCCCGGAGATTCTTTGGTAGAAATTGATTGCATTGCGGCTGTCTAA
- a CDS encoding aminotransferase class V-fold PLP-dependent enzyme translates to MFKRREILKHLTALPLVGGVTTLATGPLQAKSLLSPARDYFKELGVRTFINAAGTYTSMTGSLMLDEVKEAIMYATQDYVILDDLQDKVGERIASLVKCEAATVTSGAASAITLGTAGVLTGMDEVKAGQLPHLKGTGMKTEVIMQKAHDIPYAHALKNCGVNVIFVETAAELEKAINKETAMMFFVNANNFDGKIQVEEFVKIAKKHNIPTMNDCAADVPPVENLWKYTQMGFDLVCFSGGKGLRGPQSAGLLLGKKEYVAAARLSAAPRGNTVGRGMKVNKEEILGILAALEYYLSKDHEQEWKMWENQIAHIQSAVKDIDGLKSTVDVPPIANHVPTLNISWDTNKVKISGDGVKEELRNGHPSIEIAGGGENSVSITTWMLVPGQERIVAKRLGEALTKASV, encoded by the coding sequence ATGTTTAAAAGAAGAGAAATATTAAAGCATCTCACAGCTTTACCATTGGTGGGAGGTGTAACTACATTGGCTACAGGTCCATTACAAGCTAAAAGTTTACTAAGTCCGGCTCGCGATTATTTTAAAGAGTTAGGGGTACGTACTTTTATTAACGCAGCCGGAACTTATACTTCTATGACTGGGTCTTTGATGTTAGATGAAGTAAAAGAAGCAATTATGTATGCTACCCAAGATTATGTAATCTTAGATGACCTACAAGATAAGGTTGGCGAAAGAATCGCATCATTAGTAAAATGCGAAGCGGCAACAGTTACTTCGGGAGCAGCATCAGCAATTACTTTGGGTACTGCGGGAGTTTTAACTGGTATGGATGAGGTGAAAGCAGGCCAACTTCCACACTTAAAAGGCACTGGCATGAAAACCGAAGTAATCATGCAAAAGGCGCATGACATCCCTTATGCACATGCTTTGAAAAATTGCGGCGTAAACGTGATTTTTGTTGAAACTGCTGCCGAATTAGAAAAAGCAATCAACAAAGAAACAGCGATGATGTTCTTTGTGAATGCGAATAACTTCGATGGTAAAATTCAAGTGGAAGAGTTTGTGAAGATCGCTAAGAAACACAACATTCCGACAATGAACGACTGTGCTGCGGATGTACCACCAGTTGAAAACCTTTGGAAATACACACAAATGGGTTTTGATCTGGTATGTTTTTCAGGAGGTAAAGGTTTGCGTGGTCCACAAAGTGCTGGTTTACTGCTAGGTAAAAAAGAATATGTAGCTGCTGCTAGATTAAGTGCGGCTCCAAGAGGTAATACAGTTGGCAGAGGTATGAAGGTAAACAAAGAGGAGATTTTGGGTATACTTGCTGCTTTAGAATACTATCTTTCTAAAGACCACGAGCAAGAGTGGAAAATGTGGGAAAATCAAATCGCTCATATTCAAAGTGCAGTAAAAGATATCGATGGTTTAAAATCTACAGTGGATGTGCCACCAATTGCCAACCATGTACCTACATTAAACATTTCTTGGGATACCAACAAAGTAAAAATCTCTGGTGATGGTGTAAAAGAAGAATTGAGAAACGGTCATCCTTCAATTGAGATTGCTGGTGGTGGAGAAAATTCTGTGAGTATAACAACGTGGATGTTGGTTCCAGGTCAGGAGCGCATCGTTGCTAAAAGATTGGGTGAAGCATTAACAAAGGCTTCAGTTTAA
- a CDS encoding amidohydrolase/deacetylase family metallohydrolase, which produces MFQRKYIYIILLSIFCYGQLTAQQYTTLIKGGRVIDPKNNIDGIMDIAITGDTIAKVAKHIDQNLADKVILAEGLIITPGLIDLHSHNFFGTEPNHYLSNGLEALPPDGFTFRCGITAVVDAGGAGWKNFPVFKSQVIDNSKTRVYAFLNIVGEGMRGHPYEQNINDMDSKMTALVALQHKEVVGVKVAHYSGSEWTPVDRALDAAKRARIPVMIDFGGNIPPLSLADLLINRLRSGDIFTHAYANVSGRMPIVDANGEVMQFVKEAQEKGVIFDVGHGGGSFAYSQAVPATQNGFFPNTISTDLHTGSMNAGMKDLLNVMSKFLNLGMTLPEVINASSWKSAQVIQKKDIGHLSVGTVADIAVFKLEKGNFGFVDSSGYKMQGDKKLVCELTIRAGEIVYDLNGMSKQLWTME; this is translated from the coding sequence ATGTTTCAAAGGAAATATATCTATATTATTCTTTTGTCTATTTTTTGCTATGGCCAGCTTACAGCACAACAATATACTACACTTATTAAAGGAGGTCGAGTTATCGATCCTAAAAATAATATAGATGGAATAATGGATATTGCTATAACTGGCGATACCATTGCGAAAGTAGCCAAGCACATAGATCAAAATCTGGCTGATAAAGTCATTCTCGCAGAAGGTTTGATAATTACTCCCGGATTAATCGATTTACATTCTCATAACTTTTTCGGCACGGAACCCAATCATTATCTCAGTAATGGTTTGGAGGCACTTCCACCAGATGGATTCACTTTTAGATGTGGAATTACTGCGGTAGTAGATGCAGGTGGAGCAGGTTGGAAAAATTTCCCCGTTTTTAAATCTCAGGTAATAGATAATTCTAAAACTAGAGTTTATGCTTTTCTAAACATTGTAGGAGAAGGCATGCGCGGGCATCCATATGAGCAAAACATAAACGATATGGATTCTAAAATGACAGCGCTAGTTGCTTTACAGCACAAAGAAGTTGTGGGTGTAAAAGTAGCGCACTACTCTGGTAGTGAGTGGACTCCGGTAGACAGAGCATTAGATGCTGCCAAGAGAGCTAGAATTCCTGTAATGATCGATTTTGGAGGAAATATTCCACCTTTGTCTCTGGCAGATTTACTTATTAACCGCTTAAGATCTGGCGATATTTTCACACATGCTTATGCCAATGTATCGGGTAGAATGCCTATTGTAGATGCCAATGGAGAAGTGATGCAGTTTGTAAAAGAAGCACAAGAGAAAGGAGTGATTTTCGATGTTGGTCATGGTGGCGGGAGCTTTGCATACAGCCAAGCTGTGCCTGCTACTCAAAACGGTTTTTTCCCAAATACCATCAGCACAGACTTGCATACTGGTAGTATGAATGCCGGAATGAAAGATTTACTCAACGTGATGTCTAAATTTTTAAATCTGGGGATGACTTTACCAGAAGTAATAAATGCTTCTAGTTGGAAATCTGCACAAGTAATACAGAAAAAAGATATCGGACACTTATCAGTTGGAACTGTGGCAGACATTGCAGTTTTCAAATTAGAAAAAGGAAACTTCGGCTTTGTAGACTCTTCTGGGTACAAAATGCAAGGAGATAAAAAACTGGTTTGTGAGCTTACCATTAGAGCAGGAGAGATAGTCTATGACCTGAATGGTATGTCGAAACAATTGTGGACGATGGAATAA
- a CDS encoding RraA family protein produces MRYKNILKLILPAILFVQYVQAQTISSEELNYLTSAWKGERFVDGRPKIPESLIERAKKVSVEDVWTILKNEGYTNQYEGGWKTIDDKVVAGRALTAQFMPSRPDLVQNIKAKGKEDGRIGDTNAWPIDELSKGDVYVADGFGKIAGGTLIGSNLGNSIYSKSENGVVFDGSARDMDGLSEIEGFNAFVRDWHPSFLQDMVLTGLNKPIRIGQAVVMPGDLVLAKRAGVIFIPAHLAEKVIATAEFIVLKDKFGHAMLREGTFTTGEIDSQWNDKIKDEFIKWIKINASDVPLTRSDVDRFMEQRTW; encoded by the coding sequence GTGAGATATAAAAACATATTGAAGCTGATTTTACCAGCAATTCTATTTGTACAATATGTACAAGCTCAAACCATATCGAGCGAAGAGTTAAACTACCTAACATCAGCATGGAAAGGAGAAAGGTTTGTAGATGGCAGACCTAAAATTCCAGAAAGTTTAATAGAGCGAGCTAAAAAAGTTTCTGTAGAAGATGTTTGGACGATTTTAAAGAATGAAGGCTATACTAACCAATACGAAGGAGGCTGGAAAACAATAGATGATAAGGTAGTTGCAGGGCGTGCATTAACAGCGCAATTTATGCCCAGTCGCCCAGATTTAGTGCAAAACATCAAAGCCAAGGGAAAAGAAGATGGTAGAATAGGAGACACCAATGCATGGCCGATAGATGAGTTGAGCAAAGGTGATGTATATGTAGCAGATGGCTTCGGAAAGATTGCGGGTGGCACTCTAATTGGCAGTAATCTGGGAAATTCCATCTATTCTAAATCGGAAAATGGAGTTGTTTTCGATGGCTCTGCAAGAGATATGGATGGACTTTCAGAAATTGAAGGGTTTAATGCCTTTGTGCGAGACTGGCATCCTTCCTTTTTGCAAGATATGGTGCTTACTGGCTTAAACAAACCTATTAGAATCGGGCAAGCAGTTGTGATGCCGGGTGATTTGGTTTTGGCTAAAAGAGCAGGTGTAATTTTTATCCCTGCCCATTTAGCTGAGAAAGTGATTGCCACTGCTGAGTTCATTGTGTTAAAAGATAAATTCGGGCATGCCATGCTTAGAGAAGGAACATTTACCACAGGTGAGATCGATAGCCAGTGGAATGACAAAATAAAAGATGAATTTATAAAGTGGATTAAGATTAACGCTTCGGATGTACCTCTTACCCGTTCAGATGTTGATCGGTTTATGGAACAACGGACGTGGTAA